The Desulfovibrio subterraneus genome has a window encoding:
- a CDS encoding sigma-54-dependent transcriptional regulator codes for MQHILVATDDQAATKAIVRSFSSQAETSVVRHPDDLKPALAKRPYDVIFADMAWIDRSPERSFDTIRTALRSLWAMAPNLEIIVLTAQENIREAVKSVRAGADNYLTYPVTAEEASYVLESLRESRMMQTELEYLRSAEHSSALIPLQQVKSPVMQAVFDKVRRVAQANTTVLLTGETGTGKGVLAKLIHAQSNRASGPFMGVHCGAIPETLVESELFGHEKGAFTGASKRKPGRFEVAAKGTIFLDEIGTISQPTQVRLLQVLQDKVFQRVGGVVDIPMEARIVAASNVDLEELVRKGEFRADLLFRLNVFPIRVPSLRDRREDIPLLAEMFLQRLRQQYMKKIEGLHPDVLDAFQSYPWPGNIRELENLMERAYILETSHMLSPDNFPPDLFVGGAPLANVSLDLSLPLSEVRNQAKEHAQRRYIEELIAECRGKVNLTAERAGITTRQLRKLLCRYGIDKSRYKPVKNGIKSADI; via the coding sequence ATGCAGCATATTCTTGTAGCAACGGATGATCAGGCCGCCACCAAGGCCATTGTACGCAGCTTTTCGTCTCAGGCGGAGACCAGTGTCGTGCGCCATCCGGACGACCTGAAACCGGCGCTGGCCAAGCGCCCGTACGACGTCATCTTTGCCGACATGGCATGGATCGACCGCTCGCCCGAGCGCAGCTTCGATACCATCCGCACGGCATTACGTTCCCTGTGGGCCATGGCTCCCAACCTTGAGATTATCGTGCTCACGGCGCAGGAAAATATCCGCGAGGCGGTGAAGTCCGTGCGCGCCGGTGCCGACAACTATCTCACCTATCCCGTAACGGCGGAAGAAGCATCTTATGTTCTGGAAAGCCTGCGCGAATCGCGCATGATGCAGACAGAACTGGAATATCTGCGCTCCGCCGAGCATTCATCTGCGCTCATTCCCCTGCAGCAGGTGAAAAGTCCGGTCATGCAGGCCGTATTCGATAAGGTGCGGCGCGTGGCGCAGGCCAATACCACCGTGCTGCTCACGGGGGAGACAGGCACAGGCAAGGGCGTGCTTGCCAAGCTTATCCATGCCCAGAGCAACCGTGCCAGCGGGCCCTTCATGGGCGTGCACTGCGGAGCCATTCCCGAAACGCTGGTGGAAAGCGAACTCTTCGGCCATGAAAAGGGCGCATTCACCGGTGCCAGCAAACGCAAGCCAGGGCGGTTTGAAGTGGCCGCCAAAGGCACCATCTTTCTGGATGAAATAGGCACCATATCCCAGCCCACGCAGGTGCGCCTGCTGCAGGTGCTGCAGGACAAGGTGTTCCAGCGTGTGGGCGGCGTGGTGGATATTCCCATGGAAGCCCGCATAGTGGCTGCCAGCAACGTGGATCTTGAGGAACTGGTACGCAAAGGCGAGTTCCGTGCCGACCTGCTGTTCCGTCTGAACGTCTTTCCCATCCGTGTGCCGTCTCTGCGCGACCGCCGTGAAGATATTCCCCTGCTGGCAGAAATGTTCCTCCAGCGCCTGCGTCAGCAGTACATGAAAAAGATAGAAGGGCTGCACCCCGATGTGCTGGACGCGTTCCAGTCCTACCCGTGGCCGGGCAATATCCGCGAACTGGAAAACCTGATGGAGCGCGCCTACATTCTGGAAACCTCGCACATGCTCTCGCCGGACAACTTTCCGCCGGATCTTTTTGTGGGCGGCGCGCCCCTTGCCAACGTTTCGCTCGACCTTTCGCTGCCGCTTTCAGAGGTGCGCAATCAGGCCAAGGAACACGCCCAGCGCCGCTACATAGAAGAACTTATCGCCGAATGTCGCGGCAAGGTGAACCTTACCGCCGAGCGCGCCGGCATTACCACGCGTCAGCTCAGAAAACTGCTGTGTCGCTATGGTATCGATAAGTCTCGGTATAAGCCGGTAAAAAACGGAATAAAAAGTGCCGATATTTAA
- a CDS encoding D-alanine--D-alanine ligase — MRAAVIHNALNGTRPDQEDTLVQARAVHEALVSLGIGSSILSMSLDLEAARTELAALSPDIIFNLVEELADDIRLAPLAPSLFAHMRLPFTGSDAQALTLSGDKVLCKRILDAAGIPSPAWVLPDGTCGGMGAGGKAGGHGFVTGRYLCKSVHEHASLGLDEDCLVDATTVKDVTDRLAACIARHGGHWFAERYVDGREFNIAIIAGVNGDEPQVLPFAEIEFRDFGADRPKIVGYAAKWDEDCFEYVNTVRRFAFPESDAPLLAMLASATKACWHAFGLAGYARIDYRVDGDGSAEHPFVAYVIDVNSNPCIAPDAGLAAAAHRAGLDYAALIKRVVDAGLNQTTAQNIVYAAGK, encoded by the coding sequence ATGCGCGCCGCAGTCATACACAATGCTTTGAATGGAACACGACCCGATCAGGAAGACACGCTTGTGCAGGCCCGCGCCGTGCACGAAGCGCTTGTCTCGCTCGGCATCGGGTCGTCCATTCTGAGCATGTCGCTTGATCTGGAAGCCGCCCGCACAGAGCTGGCGGCCCTTTCCCCCGACATCATATTCAATCTTGTGGAAGAGCTGGCGGACGATATCCGCCTTGCGCCGCTCGCGCCGTCTCTTTTTGCGCACATGCGTCTGCCCTTTACCGGATCGGATGCACAGGCGCTCACTCTTTCCGGCGACAAGGTGCTGTGCAAGCGCATCCTTGATGCGGCCGGTATTCCTTCGCCCGCGTGGGTATTGCCGGATGGCACCTGCGGCGGAATGGGGGCCGGCGGGAAGGCTGGCGGTCATGGCTTTGTGACGGGGCGCTATCTGTGCAAATCGGTACATGAGCACGCCTCGCTGGGGCTTGATGAAGATTGCCTTGTGGATGCAACCACCGTGAAGGATGTGACAGACCGCCTTGCCGCCTGCATCGCACGGCACGGAGGACACTGGTTTGCGGAACGCTATGTGGACGGGCGTGAGTTCAACATTGCCATTATCGCTGGCGTGAATGGTGACGAACCGCAGGTGCTGCCTTTTGCGGAAATAGAGTTTCGCGATTTCGGCGCAGACAGGCCGAAGATAGTGGGCTATGCCGCCAAATGGGATGAAGACTGCTTCGAATACGTGAATACCGTGCGGCGGTTTGCTTTTCCCGAATCGGATGCGCCTTTGCTCGCCATGCTTGCATCCGCCACCAAAGCCTGCTGGCACGCTTTCGGGTTGGCCGGATACGCGCGTATAGACTATCGTGTGGACGGAGACGGTTCCGCAGAGCATCCTTTCGTGGCATATGTGATTGATGTGAATTCCAACCCGTGCATTGCGCCGGATGCAGGTCTTGCTGCTGCCGCCCACAGGGCAGGGCTGGACTATGCCGCGCTTATCAAACGAGTTGTTGATGCGGGACTGAACCAGACTACCGCACAGAATATTGTATACGCAGCAGGAAAATGA
- a CDS encoding D-alanine--D-alanine ligase family protein: MLVGLTYDLKADYLAMGFSEEEAAEFDSPATIEAIEEALQSHGFLTERVGALPSLASALLQGKRWDMVFNIAEGLHGFARESQVPALLDYYNIPCVFSDAMTLGVCLHKGITKHVVRDKGVPTADFAVVEDAEGAYAVNLPYPLFVKPVAEGTGIGVGAASKVRTREELVAACEHVLARYNQPALVETFLSGRELTVGIVGTGRNARALGALEVVFASSAESDAYGYVNKAEYLDRMQYHLAEDEVGRYAAQVALDAWRALGCRDGGRVDVRLDADGVPNFIEVNPLAGLHPVNSDLPILCYKMGMTYRQLIGDIMESALERTGLGSMPVSPVHQAGESAAEAVR; encoded by the coding sequence GTGTTAGTCGGACTTACCTACGACCTGAAAGCCGATTATCTCGCCATGGGGTTTTCGGAAGAAGAAGCTGCTGAATTCGACAGCCCCGCGACTATCGAGGCCATCGAAGAGGCCCTTCAATCCCATGGCTTTCTGACAGAGCGCGTGGGCGCGTTGCCGAGTCTCGCGTCCGCGCTTCTGCAGGGGAAGCGGTGGGATATGGTGTTCAACATTGCGGAAGGTCTGCACGGGTTCGCCCGCGAGAGCCAGGTTCCCGCGTTGCTGGACTATTACAACATTCCCTGTGTGTTTTCAGACGCCATGACGCTGGGCGTGTGCCTGCACAAGGGTATTACCAAGCATGTGGTGCGCGACAAGGGGGTTCCCACTGCGGACTTTGCCGTTGTGGAAGACGCGGAAGGTGCCTACGCGGTGAACCTGCCGTATCCCCTGTTCGTGAAGCCCGTGGCGGAAGGAACAGGCATCGGCGTGGGCGCTGCATCCAAGGTGCGCACCCGCGAAGAGCTGGTGGCTGCCTGCGAGCATGTGCTTGCACGGTATAACCAGCCTGCGCTGGTAGAGACCTTTCTCTCCGGCCGCGAACTGACCGTGGGTATTGTCGGCACCGGCCGTAATGCCCGCGCGCTTGGCGCGCTTGAAGTGGTGTTTGCCTCTTCGGCGGAATCCGATGCCTACGGCTATGTGAACAAGGCGGAATACCTTGATCGCATGCAGTATCATCTGGCTGAAGACGAAGTGGGGCGCTATGCCGCGCAGGTTGCGCTGGATGCATGGCGTGCGCTGGGCTGCCGCGACGGTGGCCGCGTGGACGTGCGGCTGGATGCCGACGGCGTGCCGAATTTCATCGAGGTAAACCCCCTTGCGGGGCTGCACCCTGTAAACTCCGACCTGCCTATCCTTTGCTACAAGATGGGCATGACCTATCGGCAGCTTATCGGTGACATCATGGAATCAGCGCTGGAACGCACCGGTCTTGGCTCCATGCCTGTCTCCCCCGTCCATCAGGCCGGTGAATCCGCTGCGGAGGCGGTGCGCTAG
- a CDS encoding histone deacetylase family protein, which translates to MFRIRPIYDTRLPIDVQAVEKAQEILRERFPLLDEEDVQQLPEQLANPFLKQYRSILFVAEDGRANVRGFALLCHFTDLHFCYLDFISVSLKHGGGGIGSVLYERIREEARALGDSALFFECLPDDPALCRDTAALKDNIARLRFYERYGARPVIGSAYETPLTEGGDCPPYLVADPLGKPLKVSRSQVRKVVRAILTRKYKGTCSPEYTEMVVNSFNDPFVRLREPRYTAGEDVPPVPPSRVSGDMRIALVVNDKHDIHHVRERGYVESPVRIDSIRKALEKTGLFEEMSVRHYPETHITAVHDKDYVSYLKTVCAKLPANKSLYPYVFPIRNASRPPRELPVRAGYYCIDTFTPLNANAYNAAKRAVDCGLTAAESLLSGRRMAYALVRPPGHHAESRAFGGFCYFNTSAVAAHRLASLGRVAVLDIDYHHGNGTQNIFYKRNDVLTVSIHGHPRFAYPYFSGFSEEVGEGEGLGFNRNFPLLEKVDGHQYSNVLVRALQTIREFKPTFLVVGLGLDPAKGDPTGTWSLAAKDFAHNGRLIGRLGLHTLVVQEGGYRIRSLGVNARNFFVGLFEGMSEGVRR; encoded by the coding sequence ATGTTCCGCATTCGTCCCATATACGACACGCGCCTTCCCATAGATGTTCAGGCTGTCGAAAAAGCGCAGGAGATTCTGCGTGAACGTTTCCCGCTGCTGGACGAGGAAGATGTGCAGCAGCTCCCGGAGCAGCTCGCCAATCCTTTTCTCAAGCAGTACCGCTCCATCCTGTTTGTGGCGGAGGACGGCCGCGCCAATGTGCGCGGGTTTGCCTTGCTCTGCCATTTCACTGACCTGCATTTCTGCTATCTGGATTTTATTTCCGTCAGTCTGAAGCACGGTGGCGGGGGAATCGGTTCCGTGCTGTACGAGCGCATCCGTGAGGAAGCCCGCGCACTGGGAGATTCCGCCCTGTTCTTCGAGTGTCTGCCCGATGATCCGGCCCTGTGTCGTGACACTGCGGCGCTGAAGGACAACATCGCCCGCCTGCGGTTCTATGAACGGTACGGCGCGCGGCCCGTTATTGGCTCAGCCTACGAGACGCCGCTGACAGAGGGCGGCGATTGTCCGCCGTATCTGGTGGCCGATCCGCTCGGCAAGCCGCTCAAGGTTTCCCGTTCGCAGGTTCGCAAGGTGGTGCGCGCCATCCTTACCCGCAAATACAAGGGAACCTGTTCACCCGAGTATACGGAAATGGTGGTGAATTCGTTCAACGATCCGTTCGTGCGTCTGCGTGAGCCGCGCTATACTGCCGGGGAGGATGTGCCCCCGGTGCCTCCTTCCAGGGTGAGTGGCGATATGCGCATTGCCCTGGTGGTGAATGACAAGCACGACATCCATCATGTGCGCGAGCGCGGATACGTGGAATCGCCGGTGCGTATAGACAGCATCCGCAAGGCTCTGGAGAAGACCGGTCTTTTCGAGGAAATGTCAGTGCGTCATTACCCCGAAACCCATATCACCGCTGTGCACGACAAGGACTACGTTTCCTACCTCAAGACGGTGTGTGCCAAGCTGCCGGCAAACAAGTCGCTCTATCCCTATGTGTTTCCCATCCGCAATGCGTCGCGGCCGCCGCGAGAGCTGCCCGTGCGGGCAGGGTACTATTGTATAGATACCTTCACGCCGCTCAATGCCAATGCGTATAACGCGGCAAAGCGGGCGGTTGATTGCGGGCTTACCGCGGCGGAATCGCTGCTGTCTGGCAGGCGCATGGCCTATGCGCTGGTCCGGCCCCCCGGTCACCATGCGGAGAGCAGGGCATTCGGCGGGTTCTGCTATTTCAACACGTCGGCAGTGGCGGCGCACAGGCTTGCATCACTGGGCAGAGTGGCCGTGCTGGATATCGACTACCACCACGGCAACGGCACGCAGAATATCTTTTACAAGCGCAACGATGTGCTGACGGTATCCATCCACGGGCATCCTCGGTTTGCCTATCCCTATTTCAGCGGGTTCTCGGAAGAGGTGGGCGAAGGAGAAGGGCTCGGCTTCAACCGCAATTTCCCGTTGCTGGAAAAGGTCGACGGGCACCAATATTCAAACGTGCTCGTGCGTGCTTTGCAGACCATCAGGGAGTTCAAGCCGACATTTCTGGTTGTCGGTCTGGGGCTGGACCCGGCCAAGGGGGACCCTACAGGCACGTGGAGCCTTGCGGCAAAGGATTTTGCCCACAATGGCAGGCTTATTGGCAGGCTTGGTCTGCACACCCTTGTGGTGCAGGAAGGCGGCTACCGCATCCGCTCACTCGGGGTGAATGCGCGTAACTTCTTTGTGGGATTGTTTGAAGGAATGTCAGAGGGAGTACGCCGGTAA
- a CDS encoding GNAT family N-acetyltransferase: MSAESSVLHIEAVTYRETVRESDAADVRHIVHATGFFTPDEEDVAEELVLERLAQGEDSGYYFVFAEQDGTVLGYTCYGPTPATEGTYDLYWIAVAPACHHMGLGKRLLAVTVDKVRAMEGRLLFAETSGMEKYVSTRRFYERTGFTAEAVLKDFYRPGDDKVIYRLEV, translated from the coding sequence ATGTCGGCAGAATCGTCCGTATTGCATATAGAAGCGGTAACGTACCGGGAAACGGTCAGGGAATCCGATGCCGCTGATGTGCGGCACATTGTCCATGCCACAGGCTTTTTCACACCCGATGAGGAAGATGTGGCAGAAGAGCTGGTGCTGGAACGTCTCGCGCAGGGTGAAGACAGCGGGTACTACTTTGTCTTTGCGGAACAGGATGGTACCGTGCTTGGCTACACCTGCTACGGCCCGACTCCCGCAACCGAAGGCACCTATGATCTCTACTGGATAGCCGTGGCCCCTGCCTGTCACCATATGGGCCTTGGCAAACGCCTGCTGGCCGTCACCGTGGATAAGGTGCGGGCCATGGAAGGGAGACTGCTGTTTGCAGAAACTTCCGGTATGGAGAAGTATGTTTCCACGCGCAGATTTTATGAGCGTACCGGCTTTACGGCAGAGGCGGTGCTCAAGGATTTTTACCGCCCGGGTGATGACAAGGTCATCTACCGGCTGGAAGTGTAG
- a CDS encoding KamA family radical SAM protein has translation MSSNIAEIEQSPMEPPSLLGVQNHSVYSDISFPVGMRFAVEKELPPAFAISERSDAFRRRFYPEVNLKTWCDWHWQYANRITSLEQLGTMLSLSPDELDAGTGLAALPFAVTPYYAAQFDPANPADPLRRTMVPTTAEWDLNPGESADPLGEDGHSPVPGLVHRYPDRVLFLATDACSAYCRYCTRSRRVGKPGSTSTVRKRWPAAIEYIENHPEVRDVLISGGDPLTMSDAALDHLLSRLRRIPHIEIIRIGSKAPIVMPQRITPSLLRVLRRYHPLLMSIHCTHPGELTPEATEALGRLADAGIPLGSQTVLLKGINDDVPTMTKLMQGLLKTRVRPYYLYHCDPVQGSAHFRTHIFKGVDIVRGMRGHTTGYAIPTYVVDAPGGGGKIPLMPDYVQGYDGEDLVLRNYEGNLYRSYDPAAPAAHECGDCGKGCSGCNGGSSC, from the coding sequence GTGAGTAGCAACATAGCCGAAATTGAACAGTCTCCCATGGAGCCTCCCTCTTTACTCGGAGTGCAGAATCATTCCGTGTACTCTGACATATCCTTCCCTGTCGGCATGCGATTTGCCGTTGAAAAGGAACTCCCCCCGGCTTTTGCTATCAGTGAGCGTTCGGACGCCTTCCGCAGACGCTTTTATCCCGAAGTAAATCTCAAGACGTGGTGTGACTGGCACTGGCAGTATGCAAACCGCATTACCTCGCTGGAACAGCTGGGCACCATGCTCTCTCTTTCGCCTGACGAACTGGATGCAGGTACCGGCCTTGCGGCGTTGCCCTTTGCCGTTACTCCCTATTATGCCGCCCAGTTCGACCCTGCGAATCCGGCAGACCCCCTGCGCCGCACCATGGTACCCACCACTGCGGAATGGGATCTGAACCCCGGTGAATCTGCAGACCCCCTTGGTGAAGACGGCCACAGCCCCGTTCCCGGTCTGGTGCATCGCTACCCCGACCGTGTGCTGTTCCTCGCAACGGATGCATGCTCGGCATACTGCCGCTACTGCACCCGCTCCCGTCGCGTGGGCAAGCCCGGTTCCACCAGCACGGTGCGCAAGCGCTGGCCTGCCGCCATCGAATATATTGAAAATCACCCCGAGGTGCGCGACGTGCTCATCTCCGGCGGCGATCCTCTGACCATGTCCGACGCAGCGCTGGACCATCTGCTCTCGCGCCTGCGCCGTATTCCCCATATCGAAATCATCCGCATCGGGTCCAAGGCGCCCATTGTCATGCCCCAGCGAATCACCCCTTCGCTGCTGCGCGTGCTGCGCCGTTACCACCCGCTGCTCATGAGCATTCACTGCACGCACCCCGGCGAGCTGACCCCCGAAGCGACTGAAGCGCTCGGTCGTCTTGCCGATGCGGGCATTCCCCTCGGCAGCCAGACTGTGCTGCTCAAGGGCATTAACGACGATGTGCCGACCATGACCAAGCTGATGCAGGGCCTGCTCAAGACCCGTGTCCGCCCGTATTATCTGTACCATTGCGACCCCGTGCAGGGTTCCGCGCACTTCCGCACCCACATCTTCAAGGGAGTGGATATTGTCCGCGGCATGCGCGGGCATACCACCGGCTACGCCATTCCCACCTACGTTGTGGATGCCCCCGGAGGCGGCGGCAAGATTCCGCTCATGCCCGATTATGTGCAGGGATACGATGGTGAAGATCTGGTGCTGCGCAACTACGAGGGCAATCTGTACCGTTCGTACGACCCCGCCGCACCTGCTGCGCATGAATGCGGCGACTGCGGCAAGGGCTGCAGCGGTTGCAACGGAGGCTCTTCGTGTTAG